A section of the Centroberyx gerrardi isolate f3 chromosome 8, fCenGer3.hap1.cur.20231027, whole genome shotgun sequence genome encodes:
- the prodhb gene encoding proline dehydrogenase 1, mitochondrial: protein MFYIKTVPNLSRAGADIPFKRLNVLSSRRLRSSTSTSASAQTEQDDVSRHDSARSEEPSGRGRGRTGTGTGTNEISVDFEQTQEAYKSKDSLELLRSLVVFKLCSYDFLVEKNKEIMDLGKKVMGQRAFEQAMKMTFYGQFVAGEDHRAIRPLLQKNQAFGVGSVLDYSVEEDISQEEAEQKEMDSCVSAAEKESIGADHREKKYKAHKRFGDRRGGVTGARTYFYADEAKCDQHMETFLKCIKASGGSSMDGFSAIKMTALGRPQFLLQFSEVLVKWRRFFTFLAAQQGKHDMEALEQKLELQQLQEFLTRLGAKGDFYSWFTGRKQESSGTIDMLDWNGLIDDRTKISDLLVVPNVEIGELEPLLEKFTIEEEKQMKRMLQRMDVLAKHAEENGVRLMVDAEQTYFQPAISRLTLEMQRIYNRKKPVIFNTYQCYLKEAYDNVTMDVELSRREGWCFAAKLVRGAYMYQERERANEIGYEDPINPDYESTNRMYHRCLDYVLDEIELNGNANVMVASHNEDTVKHTLRRMNELGLVPTENKVYFGQLLGMCDQISFPLGQAGFPVYKYVPYGPVNEVIPYLSRRAQENRGFMKGAQRERRLLWKELKRRLASGELFYRPVY from the exons ATGTTTTATATCAAAACCGTGCCAAACCTGTCTCGGGCAGGGGCGGACATTCCTTTTAAACGGTTAAACGTACTTTCCAGCCGGAGACTCCGGTCGTCCACCTCGACCTCTGCCTCGGCCCAGACGGAGCAGGACGATGTCAGCAGACATGACTCGGCGCGGTCGGAGGAGCCGTCCGGCCGGGGGAGAGGACGCACCGGCACCGGCACCGGCACTAATGAGATCTCCGTAGACTTTGAGCAGACCCAGGAGGCTTACAAGAGCAAAGACTCATTAGAGCTGCTGAGAAGTTTGGTGGTTTTCAAACTCTGCTCCTATGACTTCCTGGTTGAGAAGAATAAAGAG ATAATGGATCTAGGTAAGAAAGTCATGGGCCAGAGGGCCTTTGAGCAGGCGATGAAGATGACGTTTTACGGTCAGTTTGTGGCGGGGGAGGACCACAGGGCCATCAGGCCGCTGCTGCAGAAGAACCAGGCGTTCGGCGTGGGCTCCGTCCTGGACTACAGCGTGGAGGAGGACATCAGCCAGGAGGAGGCCGAGCAGAAAGAGATGGA CTCATGCGTATCCGCCGCGGAGAAAGAGAGTATAG GCGCGGACCACAGAGAGAAGAAGTACAAAGCGCACAAGCGGTTCGGGGACCGTCGCGGGGGAGTGACCGGAGCCCGCACGTATTTCTACGCCGACGAGGCCAAGTGTGACCAGCATATGGAAACCTTCCTCAAGTGCATCAAAGCATCTG GTGGGAGTTCAATGGACGGCTTTTCTGCCATCAAAATGACGGCTCTGGGACGACCTCAGTTCCTG CTCCAGTTCTCAGAGGTCCTGGTGAAGTGGCGCCGTTTTTTCACCTTCCTGGCAGCGCAGCAGGGGAAACATGACATGGAGGCCTTAGAGCAGaagctggagctgcagcagctgcag GAATTCTTGACCAGACTGGGGGCAAAAGGTGACTTCTATAGCTGGTTTACTGGAAGGAAACAGGAATCTTCAGG CACCATTGACATGCTGGACTGGAACGGCCTAATAGACGACAGAACAAAGATATCGGACCTGCTGGTCGTCCCAAACGTAGAG ATAGGTGAGCTGGAGCCTCTGCTGGAGAAGTTCACtatagaggaggagaaacagatgaAGAGGATGCTACAGCGCATGGACGTCCTGGCTAAG CACGCCGAGGAGAATGGCGTTCGCTTGATGGTGGATGCGGAGCAAACCTACTTCCAGCCGGCTATCAGCAGACTGACGCTGGAGATGCAGAGGATCTACAACAGAAAAAAGCCTGTCATCTTCAACACCTACCAGTGCTACCTCAAG GAAGCCTATGACAACgtaaccatggatgtagagTTGTCTCGGCGTGAGGGTTGGTGCTTTGCTGCCAAGCTGGTGCGCGGGGCCTACATGTACCAGGAGCGAGAACGGGCCAATGAGATCGGCTACGAGGACCCCATCAACCCCGACTACGAGTCCACCAATAGGATGTACCACAG gtgttTGGACTATGTGCTGGATGAGATTGAGCTCAACGGAAATGCCAATGTTATGGTGGCTTCCCATAATGAGGACACAGTGAAACACACCCTGAGAAG GATGAATGAGTTGGGTCTCGTTCCCACAGAGAACAAGGTGTACTTTGGTCAACTACTGGGCATGTGTGACCAGATTAGCTTCCCATTGG GCCAGGCCGGCTTCCCCGTCTATAAGTACGTTCCTTATGGTCCGGTGAACGAGGTGATCCCCTACCTGTCCCGGCGAGCCCAGGAGAACCGCGGCTTCATGAAGGGCGCGCAGAGGGAGAGGCGGCTGCTGTGGAAAGAGCTGAAACGCAGACTCGCCTCCGGGGAGCTCTTCTACAGGCCGGTGTACTGA